The window GACCAAGCGCAAGCGCGCCGAGGGCTTTCTCAAGGCGGGCGACAAGGTCAAGGCGATGATCCTCTTCCGCGGCCGTGAGCAGTCGCGTCCCGACCAGGGCGTCCGTCTCCTCCAGCGCTTCGCGGAGGACGTCTCCGAATTCGGCACCGTCGAGTCGACCCCGACCATCGACGGCCGCAACATGGTCATGGTCATCGGCCCCCTGAAGAACAAGTCAGAGGCCAAGGCCGAGCAGAACGCGAAGCGCGACGCGAACAAGGCCCGTGCGCACGAGCCGGCCCCCACGAACCCCGGCGACGAGCCGGACGCTCCGGCCACCTCGGCCGAGTAGAAATCCCGACCGGCCTTCCCGGCCGCGACAAGCCCGAACAACACAAGGAGAACCATGCCCAAGCAGAAGACGCACTCCGGTGCCAAGAAGCGGTTCAAGGTCACCGGCAGCGGCAAGATCATGAAGCAGCAGGCCGGTATGCGCCACAACCTGGAGGTCAAGGCTCCCGGGCGCAAGGCTCGCCTGAACAAGGACCAGGTGCTGTCCAAGGCCGACACCAAGGTCGCCAAGAAGCTTCTCGGCCTGTAGCCCCCGCTGCAGCAGCCGACCTAGACGAGAAAGAAGAAGAGCAATGGCAAGAGTGAAGAGGGCTGTCAACGCCCACAAGAAGCGTCGGGTCATCCTCGAGCGCGCCGAGGGCTACCGCGGTCAGCGGTCGCGTCTGTACCGCAAGGCCAAGGAGCAGGTCACCCACTCCCTCGTCTACTCCTACCGCGACCGCCGTGCGCGCAAGGGCGACTTCCGCCGCCTGTGGATCCAGCGCATCAACGCCGCGTCGCGTGCGAACGGCCTGACCTACAACCGCCTCATCCAGGGCCTCGCCCTGGCCGGCATCGAGGTCGACCGCCGCATCCTGGCCGAGCTCGCCGTGAACGAGCCCGCCACCTTCGCGTCGATCGTCGCGAGCGCCAAGGCCGCTCTTCCCGCCGACACCTCGGCTCCGAAGACCGCCGCGTAACTCCACCTCGCAGCACGACCCACAACAGAAGAGAGCCAGCCGCATGCTCGACAATCCGCGATCACCGCGCGTTCGGGCTGTGGCGAAACTCGCCAAGAAGGGAGCCCGGTCCGAGACCGGGCTCTTCCTCTTGGAGGGGCCGCAGGCGGTGGCCGAGGCGCTGACGTTCGCGCCGCACCTGGTGATCGACCTGTTCGCGACCCCGACGGCGCTCGACCGCTACGACGAGATCGCCCGCAAGGCGGCCGACGCCGAGATCGAGGTCGAGTTCGTCACCGAGCACGTCCTCGACGCGATGGCCGACACGGTCACCCCCCAGGGCTTCGTGGCGGTCTGCCGCCAGTTCCCCACGGCCCTGAAAGACATCTTCGCCGCGGGCCCGCGCCTCATCGCGGTGCTCGAGGAGGTGCGTGATCCGGGCAACGCCGGCACGATCATCCGGGCGGCGGATGCGGCGGGTGCCGACGCGGTCATCCTGACGGGACGCTCGGTCGACCTGTACAACCCCAAGGTGGTGCGCTCGACCACGGGCTCACTGTTCCACCTCCCGGTCGCCGTCGAGGCGACACTCGACGACGTGCTGCGCCGCGCCCGTGAGGCCGGGCTGCAGGCCCTGGCGGCCGACATCAAGGGCGACGACCTGCTCGACGTGCGCACCGCGGGTCTCCTCGCCGAACCCACCGCGTGGGTCTTCGGCAACGAGGCCAGGGGCCTCTCCGACGACGACCTCGCGGCGGTCGACCGCGCCGTCTCGCTGCCGATCTACGGCCAGGCCGAGTCGCTGAACCTCGCCACCGCCGCATCGGTGTGCCTCTACGAGAGCGCGTTCGCCCAGCGCTCCTGAGCATGTTTCGCTTCGGTTACAGAAGCGCTCCCCGCGTTGCACCCCCCTGAAGGGGTGTGGTTGGGTGTTGACCATGAGTTCCGCCGATACCCCTGTTCGAGTGTCAGGCGGCGCCGAGGCCCCGCTCGTCGTGATCGATCACGTCGACAAGCACTTCGGTGAGCTGCACGTGCTGAAAGACATCTCCACCACCGTCGCCCGCGGCGAGGTCGTGGTGGTCATCGGCCCCTCGGGGTCGGGCAAGTCGACGTTCTGCCGCGCGATCAACCGCCTCGAGACGATCGACTCCGGCACCATCACCATCGACGGCACGGTGCTGCCGAGCGAGGGGCGCGAGCTCGCGACGCTGCGGGCCGACGTCGGAATGGTGTTCCAGGCGTTCAACCTGTTCGCGCACAAGACGGTGCTCGAGAACGTCACGCTCGCCCCGATGAAGGTGCGCGGGCTCTCCCGCAAAGACGCCGAGGCGCGCGCCATGACCCTCCTCGAGCGCGTCGGCGTGGCCAACCAGGCGAAGAAGATGCCGGCCCAGCTCTCGGGCGGCCAGCAGCAGCGCGTGGCCATCGCCCGGTCGCTCGCGATGGAGCCGAAGCTCATCCTGCTCGACGAGCCCACCAGTGCGCTCGACCCCGAGATGATCAACGAGGTGCTCGACGTCATGGTCGGTCTCGCGAAGGACGGCATGACGATGATCGTCGTGACCCACGAGATGGGCTTCGCCCGCAAGGCCGCCGACCGCGTGCTCTTCATGGCCGACGGCCGCATCGAGGAAGAGGCTGCCCCCGAGCAGTTCTTCGGCAACCCCCAGTCACCGAGAGCGAAGGACTTCCTCTCCAAGATCCTCGCCCACTAGGCGGGAACCATCCCGCGCATCTGCCGCGGGGAACACAGCACACGAGAGGTACGACCAATGAAGCACACGAAGCTATCGTTCTTCGCACTCGCCGCGGCGACCGCCCTGGTCCTGACGGGATGCGCGGGGTCCGACGACGCCGCCGACAGCGAGGAGACGCCTGAGGCGGCGCCCACCTTCGCTGCGGGCTCCACGATGGAGCGTCTGTCGAGCGCCGGCGAGATCACGATCGGAACCAAGTTCGACCAGCCCCTGTTCGGGCTCGTCGGCCCCGACGGCACCCCCGAGGGCTTCGACGTCGAGATCGGCAAGATCATCGCCGACAAGCTCGGCATCGACGACGACAAGATCACGTGGGTCGAGACGGTCTCGGCCAACCGCGAGCCCTTCATCCAGAACGGCGAGGTCGACATCGTGGTGGCGACCTACACGATCAACGACAAGCGCAAAGAGGTCATCTCCTTCGCCGGGCCGTACTACACCGCCGGCCAGAGCATCCTGACCCTGAGCGACAACGACGACATCAAGACCGAAGACGACCTGGTCGGCCAGAAGGTCTGCTCGGTCACCGGCTCGACCCCGGCAGCCAACCTCGAGGCGCTCGGCGCCGACGTGGTGCTCACCGACACCTACACGAACTGCCTCGAGCCGCTGCGCACGGGCCAGGTCGTCGCGGTGTCGACCGACAACGTCATCCTCGCCGGCCTCGCCGCGCAGAACGAGGGCGAGTTCCAGGTCGTCGGCAAGCCCTTCACCGAGGAGCCCTACGGCATCGGCCTCGCGAAGGACGACACCGACTTCCGCACCTTCATCAACGACACCCTCGAGGAGTCCTACGAGGACGGCTCCTACGAGGAGGCCTGGAACGAGACGGCCGGCGCCGTGCTGCCGTTCGTCGAGCCCCCGGCGGTCGACCGCTACTGATCCATCCGGTGGGGAGCCGCTCAGGCGGCTCCCCACCTCCCTGCCCGATCCCACAGATCGATAGATCCGACCGATAGAGAGGAGTGCGAGTGAACGTCGTCATCGACAACCTGCCGGCCTACCTCGAGGGCTTCGGCCAGACGCTCTCGCTGCTCCTCATCGCGGGGTTGGGAGCGCTCGTGGTCGGCACGCTCGTCGCCGCCATGCGCATCTCGCCCGTGCCGGCGCTCTCGAGCGTCGCCGCCGTCTACACCGAGCTGCTGCGCAACACCCCGCTCACGCTCGTGCTGTTCTTCTGCGCGATCATCCTGCCCTACCTCGGGTCGGAGCTGCCCTACTTCTGGTGCGCCGTCATCGGCCTCACCGCCTACACCTCGCCGTTCGTCGCCGAGGCGCTGCGCTCGGGCATCAACGGTGTGCCCGTCGGCCAGGCCGAAGCAGCGCGCAGCCTCGGCCTCGGCTTCGGGCAGACGGTGAGCATCGTCATCTTCCCTCAGGCATTCCGGATGGTCATCCCGCCGCTGATCAACGTGCTGATCGCCCTGACCAAGAACACCTCGGTGGCCGGCGGCTTCTTCGTCGCCGAGCTCTTCGGGGTCGGCCGCACGCTCGCGAACGCGAACGGCAACGCCGTGATCGCGGTGCTGCTCGCGGTGGCCACCTTCTACCTCGTCATCACCATCCCGCTCGGCATCCTCGCCGGACGGCTCGAGAAGAGATTCGCGGTGCAGCGATGAGCGCCTCCGTCCTGTTCGACGCCCCCGGGCCGCGCGCCAAGCGCCGCTCCCGCATCGCGTCGGCGATCGTCATCGTGGTCGTGCTCGCCGGCCTCGCCTGGATCGTCTTCACCCTCGCCCAGCCGCGCGAGTCCGGCGGCATCACGCTGCCCGGCTACTTCGACTGGACCCGCTGGGAGAAGCTCGTCACCGACCCGGAGTTCTGGGGCGCGGTGGGCCGCGGTGTTCTCGGCACGCTGCAGGCCGCGGCGATCGCCGCGGTCGGCGCCATCGCGATCGGCGTGCTCTTCGCCCTGCTCCGCACCTCGCCGCTCGCCGTCGTGCGGGTGCCGACGACCATCCTGCTCGAGTTCTTCCGCGGCATGCCCGTGCTGCTGATGATGCTCTTCATCCTCCTCGTGGGGTCGACGGGAGCGTTCTGGGCGGTCGTCATCGCCCTCGCCGTCTACAACGGTGCCCTGATCGGGGAGGCGTTGCGCGCCGGCATCGTCTCGCTGCCGCGCGGCCAGCGTGAGGCGGGGCTGAGCCTCGGCCTCACCCGGCTGCAGACCAAGCTGCAGATCGAGTTCCCCCAGGCGTTCCGGC of the Herbiconiux flava genome contains:
- the infC gene encoding translation initiation factor IF-3, with protein sequence MSDPRTNDRIRVPEVRLVGPGGEQVGVVSIDVALRLAQEADLDLVEVAPNSKPPVAKIMDYGKFKYEAAQKAKEARRNQANTILKEVRFRLKIDVHDYETKRKRAEGFLKAGDKVKAMILFRGREQSRPDQGVRLLQRFAEDVSEFGTVESTPTIDGRNMVMVIGPLKNKSEAKAEQNAKRDANKARAHEPAPTNPGDEPDAPATSAE
- the rpmI gene encoding 50S ribosomal protein L35, with the protein product MPKQKTHSGAKKRFKVTGSGKIMKQQAGMRHNLEVKAPGRKARLNKDQVLSKADTKVAKKLLGL
- the rplT gene encoding 50S ribosomal protein L20; its protein translation is MARVKRAVNAHKKRRVILERAEGYRGQRSRLYRKAKEQVTHSLVYSYRDRRARKGDFRRLWIQRINAASRANGLTYNRLIQGLALAGIEVDRRILAELAVNEPATFASIVASAKAALPADTSAPKTAA
- a CDS encoding TrmH family RNA methyltransferase, whose translation is MLDNPRSPRVRAVAKLAKKGARSETGLFLLEGPQAVAEALTFAPHLVIDLFATPTALDRYDEIARKAADAEIEVEFVTEHVLDAMADTVTPQGFVAVCRQFPTALKDIFAAGPRLIAVLEEVRDPGNAGTIIRAADAAGADAVILTGRSVDLYNPKVVRSTTGSLFHLPVAVEATLDDVLRRAREAGLQALAADIKGDDLLDVRTAGLLAEPTAWVFGNEARGLSDDDLAAVDRAVSLPIYGQAESLNLATAASVCLYESAFAQRS
- a CDS encoding amino acid ABC transporter ATP-binding protein, with protein sequence MSSADTPVRVSGGAEAPLVVIDHVDKHFGELHVLKDISTTVARGEVVVVIGPSGSGKSTFCRAINRLETIDSGTITIDGTVLPSEGRELATLRADVGMVFQAFNLFAHKTVLENVTLAPMKVRGLSRKDAEARAMTLLERVGVANQAKKMPAQLSGGQQQRVAIARSLAMEPKLILLDEPTSALDPEMINEVLDVMVGLAKDGMTMIVVTHEMGFARKAADRVLFMADGRIEEEAAPEQFFGNPQSPRAKDFLSKILAH
- a CDS encoding glutamate ABC transporter substrate-binding protein; its protein translation is MKHTKLSFFALAAATALVLTGCAGSDDAADSEETPEAAPTFAAGSTMERLSSAGEITIGTKFDQPLFGLVGPDGTPEGFDVEIGKIIADKLGIDDDKITWVETVSANREPFIQNGEVDIVVATYTINDKRKEVISFAGPYYTAGQSILTLSDNDDIKTEDDLVGQKVCSVTGSTPAANLEALGADVVLTDTYTNCLEPLRTGQVVAVSTDNVILAGLAAQNEGEFQVVGKPFTEEPYGIGLAKDDTDFRTFINDTLEESYEDGSYEEAWNETAGAVLPFVEPPAVDRY
- a CDS encoding amino acid ABC transporter permease — translated: MNVVIDNLPAYLEGFGQTLSLLLIAGLGALVVGTLVAAMRISPVPALSSVAAVYTELLRNTPLTLVLFFCAIILPYLGSELPYFWCAVIGLTAYTSPFVAEALRSGINGVPVGQAEAARSLGLGFGQTVSIVIFPQAFRMVIPPLINVLIALTKNTSVAGGFFVAELFGVGRTLANANGNAVIAVLLAVATFYLVITIPLGILAGRLEKRFAVQR
- a CDS encoding amino acid ABC transporter permease, which gives rise to MSASVLFDAPGPRAKRRSRIASAIVIVVVLAGLAWIVFTLAQPRESGGITLPGYFDWTRWEKLVTDPEFWGAVGRGVLGTLQAAAIAAVGAIAIGVLFALLRTSPLAVVRVPTTILLEFFRGMPVLLMMLFILLVGSTGAFWAVVIALAVYNGALIGEALRAGIVSLPRGQREAGLSLGLTRLQTKLQIEFPQAFRQMLPIIVAQLVVLLKDTSLGYIVGYNELIRTTMNNLSSFYGNRYLFTLFIITLVIYLAINLTLSWVARRLARRRSPRVATVLLDGGAQGGRAMPGPLAAANGNPENAATE